In Piliocolobus tephrosceles isolate RC106 chromosome 4, ASM277652v3, whole genome shotgun sequence, the following are encoded in one genomic region:
- the CDKN2AIPNL gene encoding CDKN2AIP N-terminal-like protein isoform X2 produces MVGGEAAAAVEELVSGVRQAADFAEQFRSYSESEKQWKARMEFILRHLPDYRDPPDGGGRLDQLLSLSMVWANHLFLGCSYNKDLLDKVMEMADGIEVEDLPQFTTRSELMKKHQS; encoded by the exons ATGGTCGGTGGCGAGGCGGCAGCTGCAGTGGAGGAGCTGGTCTCCGGGGTGAGGCAGGCGGCCGACTTCGCGGAGCAGTTCCGCTCCTACTCAGAGAGCGAGAAGCAATGGAAGGCACGCATGGAATTCATCTTGCGCCACCTGCCCGACTACCGCGACCCGCCCGACGGCGGTGGCCGCCTGGACCAGCTGCTGTCCCTCTCCATGGTCTGGGCCAACCATCTCTTCCTAGGCTGCAG TTACAATAAAGACCTTTTAGACAAGGTGATGGAAATGGCTGATGGGATTGAAGTGGAAGACCTGCCACAATTTACTACCAGAAGTGAGTTAATGAAAAAG